The window ACTGACATAAATTTTGCTttgatattcaatatatattactGACTTTTGTGCTAATGTTTTATGGAGAAATGAGAGATATTTGACATTATATGGTCAGCACTAGGATCTTATGTCAAAACACTTGTTCCTCCCTTAACATTTACCTTTCTGTAAGGAATTGTATCCAGTAATTGGAGACTTGTGAAAACAGTCAGCTTGGTTTTTAGTTCAATGAATTTTTAGACATCTCCACCTAGTCATGTTTAATTTCTGTGCTACCAGTATCCACATGGGTAAATGTTTACACCACTGCAGGCATTTCTGCTGGACCATTTATGCCAATACTGTACTATTTTATAGAAAACTAATTTCCAGTGGATTCCCACAGGggaaggaaactttaaaaaaataatatatctatgCTGTATACATGCAAACATCCCCACAGTCACATACAGCACATATTAAGTACacctttttgtttatatatattttttgtctaGGGACCTGAGAAACATTAACTAATCTTCATAATGCCTCAGAGGGTAAGGAACAagaattattatcttcatattgCAGGTAGACAAACCTAGGGAGGgatggattaaatgacttggccaggtcACTCTCTAAGCCATTTATGAAGCTGGAAGTGAAGGTTTAGGATTCTCTTGACTCAAGATTCTTTTTGTAACTATGGTATTTTCAAGAAAAGAGCAGGATTTGTCACTATTTCTTTGATTCCCTTGAAAAGTCACTATTGATGTAAATCCTGTCCCTGTTAAGGAATCCTTGCTGTGGAGCACTTGCACACACATGATACTTAGTCCCTAAAGGACAGTTAAGAAACTACTCTGCCGTTACATCAAACCAGTTCAGGTAGTAGTAGAATCTCAGTTAGGCTGGCTTTCCTAGGCTTAGCTATATGAAGGTCTGGACGTACTTATGTTTCCTCCACGTGTCCAGAAACTGCTTGTAAGTACCCTTAAAAGTCTTTTAGAATGACATCTCATTTACAAATCTGTATCATTTCgatattgttaaaaatatttagagaagcaATGGTATTTTAGCACTATAGATAAAAGTAGACGGATGAAGGTTCCTATCTGCAGTAAGCTTATGGTGAATAAACTAGACAAATAAGTGGAGGGAAAATTCATTTAGAGTCTGGTATCTTTTGAAAGACTTCCTATCCTTtgttcttaatttcattttcgaCTACTCTTGCCTATTATTTATGTACCCAAGTGTACTGGTGTActgtccctccccccccccacacttttttttttaacttctgccCCTTCAAAGCAAAAGTGACTAGGTCATGTAGTCTTTTGATGACTGAGGGCCCTTTTTTTGGACAGCCTGTTAAATCGGTCAGCAGCACCAGTGATAAAATCACTTTCAGATCTCTAACTCTTCATTCACTACTACTAAGGTTGGCACATGAGAAACTGGCGACACACCACAGAGATGCTTTGtgttcctgtgatttttttcctccttttttttcctatggaataACTCCTTCTGGTATTACTTTACTTTTCTGTTAGTGAGCACTTTCCCCTATAAATATGACTGCACAGGTGTTGCTCTGCTCCTAACTGAGTTTCCAGCTGTCCTCCTCCAACACAGACCAGGCAAAATCTGTTGTTTAGTCCTATTAGGCAGACTAGAGAACTATCAAGCCTGAGATGGAGGTCTTCCTTGCAGGATATGGCAGTTTTGTTGCCAGGAGATGGTCAGGAAAGCCTGGCTGGCTAACAAAGACAGTCCTTCAGCTGCTGGGTGTAGTTCCAGATTTGCATCCCCTTTGGCAGCAGCACAGAGACTGCTGCAGTGTGGCCAGCCAGCAAAATTAGGGAATAAGGACCTCTTTTATTTACTCAGGCTGCTGAATCATGGGCATTCCTGTCTGCTTGGAGAAAAGTCAGGCAGCTCTACTTTCCACTCAAAGTCTCAAGAGTGTTTGATACTTTCATCTCTGAGTGTTCACACACTTGTTTTAATGTGCTTTATGGAAATGGTGAAACTCAGCAAGTACAGTTGCTGTAGAAAAACATCTGCACTAACTATTCACACACATTTACATCTTTAAATAGACTTTTAGGTCTTGCAGCCTGGTTTCCAGCAAAGTTTTTCAGCTGTGAGAGCTACAGCTCTCCTAGAGTCAACTAGTGTGAAGTTATTAgttccaaaaattaaaatttaacatgGACACGCTAAGTGCTTCACACTGAAATGCAGAATGTTTGCCATAACAAAAAAGGCATTCCCAGTAAGTAGCACTTAGCGAGTGTGAAAGGGGGAAAAGTAATGTTgtttgagaaaatagaatggtAAGAAATCTTCCAgtgtttctccttttcttaaaaagaagGAGCTTGTGATCCCTGGAATTTACATTAGTAATGTGGATGTGGTCGACCTGGTGAGAACCTAGAAGTTTATGGGAACATATCCAGGATCTCTTTCAAGAGCCCGGTTATTCCGTAAGAAACTTTTGGCAAAAGAGGCATTAGGAGGGTCTAATATCCTCCTAGTATGTACAggttacttaaccccaatggaAGTTTAGTAAGTAACTCCCTTGTGTTTCACTTGGAGAAAAGACCCATTGATTGTGCtagtaaaatgagatatttgacttaattaaaaaacaacaacatagaaCTCAGCTTTTAAggactatatatttatataggataAACTTGCATTGTACTATTCCACCCTTTCTCCAGTGTCATTTCCTGCTTTACAAAACTATATTGGTGCATcaaattattttagaattaattCATACACAATTCCACataggattttaaaagaaattttagttgTAAATTTCTCTTGGAACTTAATCTACCTCCTCCAACACTTGTATAGGAAGAAGATCTAAGGATTTACAACTAAAAGGAACCTTACAGATCATTAAAGGAACTAGAAGTAGAAATAGATCTGGGGTCAGAAGATTGAGCTCAAGTCCCACCTCTTTCTTATATTGATTGGGTGGCATTAgatcaaatatttaaattctctgtgcctcagttttctcctatcTTAACTGTAAGAGTGAGAGGTTTATGCAAGATTAGCTCCAAATCCTTTTCTAGTCACTGATCTGATCtaactctttattttatagatgagaaaaaaataaggtcagatactgaaatgatttctCATCAACACATAGGTAATAAAGAGCAGAAAGAGGATACAGAAAGAGATTCTCTGGATCTAAATTTGATTATCTTTCTATTGTGGTGCACTAGGTAAAAGCCCAGTGAAAATTCAAAATCTAAAGGAGTAGGAACATGGGATAAAAGGGCCCCTGTATCCTTTAGTCAGAATCTTGGACTGGCTAACCATCAGGCTCACTTGACATGTGGTTGAGATttataagcaaaagaaaatagttaTGTAATAGGTAAAGGCAGGTCTAGgccacaaatgagaaaatgatttaAGCATTATGCTGGTGATTGTGCACTATTTATAACCGCCCATTGCTATACATTCTCTTACAcatttatgtaataatatatcATGCCTGCATGGGATGTGCAGTTGTATAATAAATTCACTTATTAAATTTGCAGGCCTAGTAGCAATGGCATATCCTTCCAGCTCCGTTGCATGACAAATTCTGATTCACTGTTTTCTCTGAATGTAAAAagatatgtttgaaaaatattttaagggaaATGACAGGATTTAAGTCTAACAGACAAACTTGAAAGTTGGTAGATTTATACCCAATGTGTTCCGCAAATTCAGTAGCTAGTAGTGTCAActtaggaaaagggaaaaaaaatcttggatttGTTTTAGTTGATATCAGCTTTCAGTAGCATGTTGTTTTCTTTATGGGAATTAGATCAACTGTTAGAAtcatcatcactttttttttttcctctctctcttatttttactGCATGCTGAATGCTGAGTGGTCATGCATGTCCTGAGCTTGTAAGCATGAACTATCTGCATGCGTAGCATGTTGTTTATTCTAATGGTAGTGATTAGGCCCAATTCTATGTTAGTTACATGTTAGGTTACAAAGTCATAAGAGAAAGGATGCAAAATCATGCGGTTTTCAACTTGTATTGAAAAGCATTGTTGCAGTGGGCAGGAATCCAAGAATGGTGTTTGGTTGTTTTCTCAGAGTTCGATGGTTGCCATCTGGCATTGATAGTGAGATGGTGTTGTCATCAGTTTCTAGATGCAGGAAAGGAATAGATCCTCATCTGTTTCCTGTGGATAAGCAAGAGGTTGATAATCTAGTAAAAATCTTGTTACCTTAAAGAAAGCAGACTTGGAATTTGTTTACATAACAGCAGCCAGCTCTGACTTTCATGTGAATATTGTAACTTGTTAGTGAGCTGGAATCATTcaggactttttattttttaaattaatttttaattaattaatttcctaCATTCTACATTTTGTTCAGTCtacttttgtaaagaaaaaattttgataacGAGTGAaggacttttttcccccctttttttctattcattcgGAAAGGAAGCACTAGAAAAGGATGAATAGAGGTTTTATGAGTAATTTTGAAATCACCCTAATGTTCTCTGAGTTGATAATAAGAAGGCAAGAGAAATAACAGTAAGTACTTGCTAATTTGATAGATATGAAAGTAAAGTAATTTTATGTATAACTTGCTTAGCTGAGTAGCTGGCTTGCATTCTTGTTTGTCTTCTCTTTGTTGCTCATAAATCTTTCAGCATTTACCATAATCATTTATCACTTTTCCTGTTTCCAGTTTTTACAAGTTGCTTTGTCTATGCTCACCTCCAAGTCCAGGTTCTGTTTAGCTAAGGAAGTTCAGGCTGTTGAAActtttataaaaaggaagaaatggtgGGCCACCTCTTGAACTTTAAGAACAAAATACATGATTAAAAAATCTGGCTCTGGTGAAagtcttccattttcctttgatcCTGGTTGACTTAGTACATGTAATATCTTGCATTACCCTTCTAAAATTTAATGATCTGCTTGTTGGCCTGTGTTATCCCCATGTTCTAGTTATTGGAGAAACCCTAGTTGTCTTTCATTATccaagaaataattattattgtgtTTTCCATCTGCCTTTGTgtgcttattttttaatatttttttttgctagaagCAATAAGTCCTTGTAATCAATAATAACCCCCATGAAAGATTTTGGTCTTCAGAActatctttttatataaaaacaagcaaaatgcAGAgggaattttttattaaatattagacATCTGGGTTGACTGCATTAATTTTAAATCATTCTTATaatatttcctcttttcatttGGTTCTTCAGATGCTCACATAATATGCAAATCATTTTACAATGAAtacaaaagaaacattaaatatattaaaatctgCATTTTAATAAAGTTGtcaatgtataatatatatcctGCAACTAAGGAAGAatgataaaaagtaataaaagggTAATTTAGACATAGAACTATTTAATAAGTTTTCATATTTTACAATCTGATAAAAGTAAATGTACAATAAAAAGCTTTGGACACATGTTTTAAAATCTCCCTTTTTGAGTCCTACCTGATCTGTCTTTTGGTGAGTGGTTCCAAATGTTACAGTAATAGATACACATTATAATGCTAAAATGATATTTCTCCATTGCAACCccaaacatataaaatatattgatacatTCTTTCTTGTTCCAGATGGAGTGGATGTTGAAGATGACCCTTCCTGTTCTTGGCCAGCATCCTCACCTTCTAGCAAGGACCAGACTTCCCCCAGCCATGGAGAAGGTTGCGATTTTGGAGAAGAAGAAGGTGGCCCAGGACTACCCTACCCATGCCAGTTTTGTGACAAGTCCTTCAGTCGCCTCAGCTACTTAAAACACCATGAGCAGAGTCATAGTGACAAGCTGCCCTTTAAGTGTACCTATTGTAGTAGACTGTTTAAACATAAGCGGAGCAGAGACCGCCATATAAAACTCCACACAGGAGATAAGAAATATCATTGTAGTGAGTGTGATGCAGCATTCTCTAGAAGTGATCACCTGAAAATTCACTTAAAGACTCACACGTCCAACAAGCCATATAAGTGTGCCATTTGTCGACGTGGATTCCTCTCCTCAAGTTCACTCCATGGTCACATGCAGGTTCATGAGAGGAACAAAGATGGCTCCCAGCCAGGCTCCAGGATGGAGGATTGGAAAATGAAGGACACCCAAAAATGTAGCCAGTGTGAGGAAGGCTTTGACTTTCCTGAGGATCTCCAGAAGCACATTGCAGAGTGCCACCCTGAGTGTTCCCCAAATGAAGATAGAGCTGCCCTCCAATGCGTTTACTGCCACGAGCTTTTTGTAGAGGAGACTTCACTTCTGAACCACATGGAACAGGTGCACAGTGGTGAGAAGAAGAATTCATGCAGTATTTGCTCGGAGAGCTTTCACACAGTTGAGGAACTCTATAGTCACATGGATAGTCACCAGCAGCCTGAGTCGTGTAACCACAGCAATAGTCCTTCTTTGGTCACTGTGGGGTACACCTCAGTATCTAGCACTACCCCAGATTCTAACCTCTCAGTGGACAGTTCTACAATGGTAGAAGCAGCCCCACCCCTCCCAAAGAGCCGTGGGAGAAAGCGAGCTGCCCAGCAAGCCTCGGATATTACTGGTCCCTCCAGTAAGCAAGCAAAAGTTACTTACAGCTGCATCTACtgcaataaacaattattttcaagTCTTGCAGTACTGCAGATTCACCTAAAAACTATGCATTTAGATAAACCTGAGCAGGCTCATATTTGTCAGTATTGCTTAGAAGTGTTACCCTCCCTCTACAACCTGAATGAACATCTTAAACAAGTCCACGAAGCTCAGGACCCAGCTCTGATTGTTTCAGCCATGCCCGCCATGGTCTACCAGTGCAACTTCTGTTCTGAAGTGTTTAATGACCTCAATACTCTCCAGGAACATATCCGATGTTCTCATGGATTTGCAAATCCTGCTGCTAAGGATAGTAATGCATTCTTTTGTCCTCATTGCTATATGGGGTTTCTTACTGATTCTTCCTTAGAAGAGCACATAAGACAGGTCCATTGTGACCTTAGCAGTTCTCGTTTTGGTTCCCCGGTGCTTGGAACACCAAAAGATCCTGTTGTGGAAGTGTATTCTTGTTCCTACTGTACAAATTCTCCAATATTCAACAGTGTTCTCAAATTGAACAAACATATTaaagaaaaccataaaaataTTCCTTTGGCACTGAATTATATTCACAATGGAAAGAAATCCAGAGCTCTGAGTCCCCTCTCTCCTGTTACACTAGAGCAGACATCTTTAAAGATGATGCAGGCAGTGGGTGGGGCTCCTCAGCGTCCAACAGGGGAATACATTTGTAACCAGTGTGGAGCAAAATACACTTCCCTGGATAGTTTTcagactcatttaaaaactcatctCGACACTGTGTTGCCTAAACTGACCTGTCCTCAATGCAACAAGGAGTTTCCAAATCAGGAATCTCTGCTGAAGCACGTCACCATCCATTTCATGATCACCTCAACGTATTATATCTGTGAAAGCTGTGACAAACAGTTCACATCTGTGGATGACCTCCAGAAGCACCTACTAGATATGCACACCTTTGTCTTTTTCCGTTGCACCCTCTGTCAAGAGGTTTTTGACTCCAAAGTGTCCATTCAGCTTCACTTGGCTGTGAAACacagtaatgaaaaaaaagtctacAGGTGTACATCCTGCAACTGGGACTTCCGCAATGAGACTGACCTCCAACTTCACGTCAAACACAACCATCTGGAGAATCAAGGGAAGGTGCACAAGTGTATTTTCTGTGGTGAGTCTTTTGGGACTGAGGTGGAACTCCAGTGCCACATCACAACCCACAGCAAGAAGTACAATTGCAAGTTTTGCAGCAAAGCGTTCCATGCCATCATTTTGCTAGAGAAGCACTTGAGGGAAAAGCATTGTGTCTTTGAAACAAAAACTCCCAACTGTGGAACCAATGGAGCTTCTGAACAAGTACAGAAAGAGGAGGTAGAACTCCAGACTTTGCTGACCAACAGTCAGGAGTCCCACAATAGCCACGATGGGAGTGAAGAAGATGTGGATACATCTGAGCCCATGTATGGATGTGATATCTGTGGTGCTGCTTACACCATGGAGACTCTGCTGCAGAATCACCAGCTTCGAGACCACAACATTAGACCTGGAGAAAGTGCCATAGTCAAGAAAAAAGCAGAGCTCATTAAAGGGAATTACAAGTGCAATGTCTGCTCTCGAACATTCTTCTCGGAGAATGGCCTCCGTGAACATATGCAGACCCACTTGGGGCCAGTGAAACATTACATGTGCCCTATCTGTGGAGAACGGTTTCCTTCCCTTCTGACTCTCACTGAACACAAAGTTACACATAGTAAGAGTCTGGATACTGGAAACTGCCGCATTTGCAAGATGCCCCTCCAAAGCGAGGAAGAATTTTTAGAGCATTGCCAAATGCACCCTGATCTAAGAAATTCCTTGACAGGATTTCGTTGTGTGGTGTGCATGCAGACAGTGACCTCTACCTTGGAACTTAAAATCCATGGGACATTCCACATGCAAAAAACAGGGAATGGGTCAGCAGTACAGACCACAGGGCGTGCTCAGCATCTCCAAAAACTGTACAAGTGTGCTTCTTGCCTAAAGGAGTTCCGCTCAAAGCAAGATCTAGTGAAGCTTGATATCAATGGTCTGCCATATGGTCTGTGTGCTGGCTGTGTGAACCTCAGTAAGAGTGGTAGCCCCAACATCAGCATCCCTTCCAGCAGTAGTAGACCAGGCTTGGGCCAGAATGAGAACTTGGGTTCCATTGAGAGTAAAAACAAGGCAGGGGGACTGAAGACTCGTTGCTCTAGTTGCAATGTTAAATTTGAATCTGAAAGTGAACTTCAGAATCACATCCAGTCCATCCACAGAGAACTTGTTCCAGATAGCAACAATACACAGTTGAAAACACCCCAAGTATCACCAATGCCCAGAATCAGTCCTTCTCAGTCGGATGAggtaacttttctttttatgtttgctGTTTAACCTCCTCAAGAAACTATCTATCTCCACTCTATCCTCACACTTTTGCTAGCTTTATTGTCACTTGCCAAGAGAGGTTTAGATTGAAATGTGATCTAGTTTTTCCCCATAGCTGTTAGCTAGTAATTACTTGCATCTCGATAAGCAGCATTTTGGATTGAATGGTGCAAAATAGGACTAATTCCAGTCTCCCTAGGATATTGTCTTCTCTATGACTGAAGAGACCAGCATTCATGCCAGCACAACTGAGATCTGGAATCTTAGCACAGCTCCACTGTGAACCGAAATCCCCAGCTATGACTTGTGTGTATAGCAAATAGATAATGACATAAAAGTAAGATACCATGAGCCAACATGCTGGCTTaaagagtaaattaaaaagaatatatatttgtgaataaCAAATTGGTTCAGGGTGGCTTTTTAATACCATGCTGTCAACACTCACTGTTCTCTTTTGTCTTCTGGGTAGAGATGAAAACATTGCCTCACAACactatttaaagaaatcattCATCAAATACCCCATGCACAGCACCCTTACTAAAGTCGGCATCCGGGGTTTCAACTATTTATTTGGGTTTAAGGTTCAAAATTaattgtttctttgtcttttgagaTGGTTTTCATGTACTTTTCCCCTTCGAAGATGAAGACAAGAAACAAATCCATTCTAAAGGAGGCATTAATAAACTATCAACCCTAGAAGTTGAATTGagcctttcttctttccttattttctttattgttttggTGCCGATAACCAAACTCAGcttctcttttcccccaattTGCCCAAAATTTTATTGGAACAAATGAATGACCCTGGGGTAACTATCTCCTTTTATTCCATGGTCACTGTATTTCCCTTATCTGTTCTCTGCACTCATATCCACTTGGGTGCCCCTACAGTTATCAGGTAGCTGGTAGGGGGTATCTGAAAAGAAAATCATAGTATCCATTTTCTtacaatatttcatctttatggCAGACAGATTCCTGAATTTTGAATCTACTTTACATTTTCTCCTCCATAAGACATGTACCATagcaattattaatattaattattatcattactaataATAGTAAGAGATGGATTGGACTTGTGATATCATTTCCATAAGCCCAGctcactatccactgtaccacttgtGCAATAATGCACTTCATATTAAACCTAAAAGAACAAGAGCAGTATGGAAGCTTGCCttggaataatttatttttgattcccATCAACTGTAAGATAATAACAGCAGCAACATCTTTCCAAACAGGATAGGGCAGTTAAGAAAATTGCTTTGAGATTGATTCATACTTTCTTTTGGACCAAAGAC of the Sarcophilus harrisii chromosome 1, mSarHar1.11, whole genome shotgun sequence genome contains:
- the ZNF521 gene encoding zinc finger protein 521 isoform X7, giving the protein MSRRKQAKPRSLKVEENEAEDHQEGVGQTATQSDPNCKLEDKTEDGDALDCKKRPEDGEELEEEAVHSCDSCLQVFESLSDITEHKINQCQLTDGVDVEDDPSCSWPASSPSSKDQTSPSHGEGCDFGEEEGGPGLPYPCQFCDKSFSRLSYLKHHEQSHSDKLPFKCTYCSRLFKHKRSRDRHIKLHTGDKKYHCSECDAAFSRSDHLKIHLKTHTSNKPYKCAICRRGFLSSSSLHGHMQVHERNKDGSQPGSRMEDWKMKDTQKCSQCEEGFDFPEDLQKHIAECHPECSPNEDRAALQCVYCHELFVEETSLLNHMEQVHSGEKKNSCSICSESFHTVEELYSHMDSHQQPESCNHSNSPSLVTVGYTSVSSTTPDSNLSVDSSTMVEAAPPLPKSRGRKRAAQQASDITGPSSKQAKVTYSCIYCNKQLFSSLAVLQIHLKTMHLDKPEQAHICQYCLEVLPSLYNLNEHLKQVHEAQDPALIVSAMPAMVYQCNFCSEVFNDLNTLQEHIRCSHGFANPAAKDSNAFFCPHCYMGFLTDSSLEEHIRQVHCDLSSSRFGSPVLGTPKDPVVEVYSCSYCTNSPIFNSVLKLNKHIKENHKNIPLALNYIHNGKKSRALSPLSPVTLEQTSLKMMQAVGGAPQRPTGEYICNQCGAKYTSLDSFQTHLKTHLDTVLPKLTCPQCNKEFPNQESLLKHVTIHFMITSTYYICESCDKQFTSVDDLQKHLLDMHTFVFFRCTLCQEVFDSKVSIQLHLAVKHSNEKKVYRCTSCNWDFRNETDLQLHVKHNHLENQGKVHKCIFCGESFGTEVELQCHITTHSKKYNCKFCSKAFHAIILLEKHLREKHCVFETKTPNCGTNGASEQVQKEEVELQTLLTNSQESHNSHDGSEEDVDTSEPMYGCDICGAAYTMETLLQNHQLRDHNIRPGESAIVKKKAELIKGNYKCNVCSRTFFSENGLREHMQTHLGPVKHYMCPICGERFPSLLTLTEHKVTHSKSLDTGNCRICKMPLQSEEEFLEHCQMHPDLRNSLTGFRCVVCMQTVTSTLELKIHGTFHMQKTGNGSAVQTTGRAQHLQKLYKCASCLKEFRSKQDLVKLDINGLPYGLCAGCVNLSKSGSPNISIPSSSSRPGLGQNENLGSIESKNKAGGLKTRCSSCNVKFESESELQNHIQSIHRELVPDSNNTQLKTPQVSPMPRISPSQSDEAYLVAAILSCP
- the ZNF521 gene encoding zinc finger protein 521 isoform X2; this translates as MSRRKQAKPRSLKVEENEAEDHQEGVGQTATQSDPNCKLEDKTEDGDALDCKKRPEDGEELEEEAVHSCDSCLQVFESLSDITEHKINQCQLTDGVDVEDDPSCSWPASSPSSKDQTSPSHGEGCDFGEEEGGPGLPYPCQFCDKSFSRLSYLKHHEQSHSDKLPFKCTYCSRLFKHKRSRDRHIKLHTGDKKYHCSECDAAFSRSDHLKIHLKTHTSNKPYKCAICRRGFLSSSSLHGHMQVHERNKDGSQPGSRMEDWKMKDTQKCSQCEEGFDFPEDLQKHIAECHPECSPNEDRAALQCVYCHELFVEETSLLNHMEQVHSGEKKNSCSICSESFHTVEELYSHMDSHQQPESCNHSNSPSLVTVGYTSVSSTTPDSNLSVDSSTMVEAAPPLPKSRGRKRAAQQASDITGPSSKQAKVTYSCIYCNKQLFSSLAVLQIHLKTMHLDKPEQAHICQYCLEVLPSLYNLNEHLKQVHEAQDPALIVSAMPAMVYQCNFCSEVFNDLNTLQEHIRCSHGFANPAAKDSNAFFCPHCYMGFLTDSSLEEHIRQVHCDLSSSRFGSPVLGTPKDPVVEVYSCSYCTNSPIFNSVLKLNKHIKENHKNIPLALNYIHNGKKSRALSPLSPVTLEQTSLKMMQAVGGAPQRPTGEYICNQCGAKYTSLDSFQTHLKTHLDTVLPKLTCPQCNKEFPNQESLLKHVTIHFMITSTYYICESCDKQFTSVDDLQKHLLDMHTFVFFRCTLCQEVFDSKVSIQLHLAVKHSNEKKVYRCTSCNWDFRNETDLQLHVKHNHLENQGKVHKCIFCGESFGTEVELQCHITTHSKKYNCKFCSKAFHAIILLEKHLREKHCVFETKTPNCGTNGASEQVQKEEVELQTLLTNSQESHNSHDGSEEDVDTSEPMYGCDICGAAYTMETLLQNHQLRDHNIRPGESAIVKKKAELIKGNYKCNVCSRTFFSENGLREHMQTHLGPVKHYMCPICGERFPSLLTLTEHKVTHSKSLDTGNCRICKMPLQSEEEFLEHCQMHPDLRNSLTGFRCVVCMQTVTSTLELKIHGTFHMQKTGNGSAVQTTGRAQHLQKLYKCASCLKEFRSKQDLVKLDINGLPYGLCAGCVNLSKSGSPNISIPSSSSRPGLGQNENLGSIESKNKAGGLKTRCSSCNVKFESESELQNHIQSIHRELVPDSNNTQLKTPQVSPMPRISPSQSDEKTYQCIKCQMVFYNEWDIQVHVANHMIVLEGSYTCTSTSAGSPRRGGINNEGLNHECKLCNQTFDSPAKLQCHLIEHSFEGMGGTFKCPVCFTVFVQANKLQQHIFSAHGQEDKIYDCTQCPQKFFFQTELQNHTMTQHSS
- the ZNF521 gene encoding zinc finger protein 521 isoform X6, with the translated sequence MSRRKQAKPRSLKVEENEAEDHQEGVGQTATQSDPNCKLEDKTEDGDALDCKKRPEDGEELEEEAVHSCDSCLQVFESLSDITEHKINQCQLTDGVDVEDDPSCSWPASSPSSKDQTSPSHGEGCDFGEEEGGPGLPYPCQFCDKSFSRLSYLKHHEQSHSDKLPFKCTYCSRLFKHKRSRDRHIKLHTGDKKYHCSECDAAFSRSDHLKIHLKTHTSNKPYKCAICRRGFLSSSSLHGHMQVHERNKDGSQPGSRMEDWKMKDTQKCSQCEEGFDFPEDLQKHIAECHPECSPNEDRAALQCVYCHELFVEETSLLNHMEQVHSGEKKNSCSICSESFHTVEELYSHMDSHQQPESCNHSNSPSLVTVGYTSVSSTTPDSNLSVDSSTMVEAAPPLPKSRGRKRAAQQASDITGPSSKQAKVTYSCIYCNKQLFSSLAVLQIHLKTMHLDKPEQAHICQYCLEVLPSLYNLNEHLKQVHEAQDPALIVSAMPAMVYQCNFCSEVFNDLNTLQEHIRCSHGFANPAAKDSNAFFCPHCYMGFLTDSSLEEHIRQVHCDLSSSRFGSPVLGTPKDPVVEVYSCSYCTNSPIFNSVLKLNKHIKENHKNIPLALNYIHNGKKSRALSPLSPVTLEQTSLKMMQAVGGAPQRPTGEYICNQCGAKYTSLDSFQTHLKTHLDTVLPKLTCPQCNKEFPNQESLLKHVTIHFMITSTYYICESCDKQFTSVDDLQKHLLDMHTFVFFRCTLCQEVFDSKVSIQLHLAVKHSNEKKVYRCTSCNWDFRNETDLQLHVKHNHLENQGKVHKCIFCGESFGTEVELQCHITTHSKKYNCKFCSKAFHAIILLEKHLREKHCVFETKTPNCGTNGASEQVQKEEVELQTLLTNSQESHNSHDGSEEDVDTSEPMYGCDICGAAYTMETLLQNHQLRDHNIRPGESAIVKKKAELIKGNYKCNVCSRTFFSENGLREHMQTHLGPVKHYMCPICGERFPSLLTLTEHKVTHSKSLDTGNCRICKMPLQSEEEFLEHCQMHPDLRNSLTGFRCVVCMQTVTSTLELKIHGTFHMQKTGNGSAVQTTGRAQHLQKLYKCASCLKEFRSKQDLVKLDINGLPYGLCAGCVNLSKSGSPNISIPSSSSRPGLGQNENLGSIESKNKAGGLKTRCSSCNVKFESESELQNHIQSIHRELVPDSNNTQLKTPQVSPMPRISPSQSDEKKTYQCIKCQMVFYNEWDIQVHVANHMIASDHSFPSNCTETHLICKTGLTDLIYYLYSGKKRK
- the ZNF521 gene encoding zinc finger protein 521 isoform X5, with amino-acid sequence MSRRKQAKPRSLKVEENEAEDHQEGVGQTATQSDPNCKLEDKTEDGDALDCKKRPEDGEELEEEAVHSCDSCLQVFESLSDITEHKINQCQLTDGVDVEDDPSCSWPASSPSSKDQTSPSHGEGCDFGEEEGGPGLPYPCQFCDKSFSRLSYLKHHEQSHSDKLPFKCTYCSRLFKHKRSRDRHIKLHTGDKKYHCSECDAAFSRSDHLKIHLKTHTSNKPYKCAICRRGFLSSSSLHGHMQVHERNKDGSQPGSRMEDWKMKDTQKCSQCEEGFDFPEDLQKHIAECHPECSPNEDRAALQCVYCHELFVEETSLLNHMEQVHSGEKKNSCSICSESFHTVEELYSHMDSHQQPESCNHSNSPSLVTVGYTSVSSTTPDSNLSVDSSTMVEAAPPLPKSRGRKRAAQQASDITGPSSKQAKVTYSCIYCNKQLFSSLAVLQIHLKTMHLDKPEQAHICQYCLEVLPSLYNLNEHLKQVHEAQDPALIVSAMPAMVYQCNFCSEVFNDLNTLQEHIRCSHGFANPAAKDSNAFFCPHCYMGFLTDSSLEEHIRQVHCDLSSSRFGSPVLGTPKDPVVEVYSCSYCTNSPIFNSVLKLNKHIKENHKNIPLALNYIHNGKKSRALSPLSPVTLEQTSLKMMQAVGGAPQRPTGEYICNQCGAKYTSLDSFQTHLKTHLDTVLPKLTCPQCNKEFPNQESLLKHVTIHFMITSTYYICESCDKQFTSVDDLQKHLLDMHTFVFFRCTLCQEVFDSKVSIQLHLAVKHSNEKKVYRCTSCNWDFRNETDLQLHVKHNHLENQGKVHKCIFCGESFGTEVELQCHITTHSKKYNCKFCSKAFHAIILLEKHLREKHCVFETKTPNCGTNGASEQVQKEEVELQTLLTNSQESHNSHDGSEEDVDTSEPMYGCDICGAAYTMETLLQNHQLRDHNIRPGESAIVKKKAELIKGNYKCNVCSRTFFSENGLREHMQTHLGPVKHYMCPICGERFPSLLTLTEHKVTHSKSLDTGNCRICKMPLQSEEEFLEHCQMHPDLRNSLTGFRCVVCMQTVTSTLELKIHGTFHMQKTGNGSAVQTTGRAQHLQKLYKCASCLKEFRSKQDLVKLDINGLPYGLCAGCVNLSKSGSPNISIPSSSSRPGLGQNENLGSIESKNKAGGLKTRCSSCNVKFESESELQNHIQSIHRELVPDSNNTQLKTPQVSPMPRISPSQSDEKTYQCIKCQMVFYNEWDIQVHVANHMIDEGLNHECKLCNQTFDSPAKLQCHLIEHSFEGMGGTFKCPVCFTVFVQANKLQQHIFSAHGQEDKIYDCTQCPQKFFFQTELQNHTMTQHSS